CAGGCCGGACACGACGGCGAGCGCGCCGACGCCGGCCGCGATCCACGGCCATCGCGGCCGTCCCGGCCGCGCCGAAGCGCGCTGGATCGAAGCGTCGGGTCGGTCGTTCATGGACCGGCTCCCGCGTATGACGGGGTCACGCGTGTGACGGGGGCAGGCTTGCGATCCGGCATTCGCCGCGATGTCCGCGCGGTCTCGCTCCGCTTGGTGTGACGGGGTCAGGCTTGCAATCCGGCATTTTTCACGCAGCGCCCCGGGCAACTTGCCGTTTTGCATGTCTGACCCCGTCACTCCCAGCTACGTGGAACACGTTGAGTGACGGTGTCAGGGCATGCAAAACGGCAGTTTTCCCGCGCAGCGCTCCGAGAAGTTTGCCGTTCTGCAAGCCTGACCCTGTCACGTCACATGACCCTGTCACGTCACATAGATTGGGATTCGGTCGGTCCAACTCGGCAGAGACATGTCAAACTCCGTGTCTGGTTTGGCTAGAAACAGAGCTCAGGGTCGTTGTTCCGATGGGGGTTTTCTTTACAGCTGTTAAAATTGGGGAAGATAATATTGAGCAAGGTGATCGGACGTATCCACCCTGCGCTCACTGCAATGGAGTGGAGGAGGAGCAACTGCGCCGACAGCACCACGACGACCAACAGACAGGCCGCAGTGGCTTTGCCGGCATCCGCGCAGCAGGCGACAAATCCAGTGCGCGATTTCGCCGGACGTTCGATTCCGTTTGGTTTGTCTTTCGTCATTTAGTCCGCCTCGCGCGTCCCTAGGCTCAGGGCTCATTGATCATAGCCAGAAGATGACGGTATCGGGGTCAGGCCTGCAAACCGGTGTTTTTGATCACGCGGCGCCCCGACGAATTTGCGCTTTGCAGGCCTGACCTCGTCACACACCGCGCCTAACTTGCGTGGCTATCTCGGTCACGAGGTCAAAGAACTGATTGCCGTCAATTTCGGGACGAAGGCCACGAACGATCGGATCGGCCACAACGGCGAGTTCATCCAGAGTGGCGCCTTGAAAAGCACACGCCGCCGCGGCTTGCCGAACCTCGCGCACGTCCAGCAGGTGTGAGACCAACGCCATCATATCGGCGTCGGCCAGCGGCTTCAGTTCTCGATATCCGATCTCGTTCAGCCGGCTTCCAAGTGAGTTCGTCATTTCCGCCCCACGGAGAAGCCAGCGCGCTGGAAGCGCGGTTGAGGGTCCGCGCCGTCAGCATGGCAAGGCTCATCACTCTTCGGCAAATGCGCAACAGCGAATCGTTGTGTGACGGAGCAGTCACAGAAGCGCCGGAAATGAGCGCGCACTGCCGCGAAATTGGCCATTTTGTATATTGTATACAAAATACAATATACAAAACGCGAATCCGGCGAATCCGGGGGTACAAGGAGGCTCGATTCCGCCCGTCGTTACGGCATCGAGGAATCCGCCCGCCGGATTCCGACACGCCGAAAATCGCGTTTTGGCGAATGTCCGGGGGGGGTGATATGGAGGCGCCCCGCGCCACCTCGATCGATGGACTCCCGCCATGCCCAACCCGCGCCGCACGCTGATCGCCGGCAACTGGAAGATGAACGGTCTGGCCGCCGACGGGCTGGCGCTGGCTGGGGGCGTCGCGGCCGGGGCGGGCGCGCGGGCCGACGTCGAGCTGCTGGTCTGTCCGCCGGCGACGCTGGTCGCCGCCGTGGCGGCGGCGCTGGCCGGCTCCGCCGTGGCCTGCGGCGGGCAGGACTGCCACGCCGACGCCGCGGGCGCCCATACCGGCGACGTGTCGGCCGAGATGCTGCGCGATTGCGGCGCAAGTACGTCATCGTCGGCCATTCCGAACGCCGCACCGACCACGGCGAGGACGACGCCGTCGTGCGCGCCAAGGCCCAGGCGGCGTGGCGGGCGGGGCTGGTGGCCATCGTCTGCGTCGGCGAGACCCTGGCCGAGCGCGAGGCCGGCCGCACCTTGGCCGTGCTCGACGCGCAGCTCGCCGGCAGCGTGCCGGACGGCGCCACGGCGGCCACTCTGGTCGTCGCCTACGAGCCCGTCTGGGCCATCGGCACCGGCAAGACGCCGACCACCGCCGAGGTCGACGCCGCCCACCGCCATATCCGCGCCGTCCTGCGCGCCCGCTTCGCCGGCGCCGCCGATTCGATGCGGCTGCTGTACGGCGGCTCGATGAAGCCGTCCAACGCCGCCGAGCTGCTGGCGGTGCCCGACGTCGACGGCGGCCTGATCGGCGGCGCCAGCCTGAAAGCCGCCGATTTCCTCGCCATCTCGGCCGCGGCACCCGCGGCCTGACGGCCGCCGCGCCAGCCGCCTGACAGCCGCCACGCCCGCGGTCTGACAGCCGCCGCGCCCGCGGTCTGACGGCCGCCACGGCCGCAGCCTGACGGCCGCCGCGCCGGCCGGTTCGGGGCTGGCGTCCCGGCGGCAAAACCTCTACATACGCCGCGCGTCCGGCAGCCTCGGGCGCGCCGAGAGTCCCCGCGATATGCAAGCGATCCAGTACGTCGTCCTGACCATCCACGTGATGATCGCCATCGCCCTGGTGATCGTCGTCCTGCTCCAGCGCAGCGAGGGCGGCGGACTGGGCATGGGCCGCAGCGACTCCTTCATGAGCATCCGCGGCCAGGGCACCGTGCTGACGCGCGGCACCGCCATCCTCGCGGCCGGCTTCTTCGTCACCAGCATCGGCCTGGCCTTCATCGGCGGCACCCACAGCCGCGGCGCCTTCATGGACGGCGGCAAGGCCCCGGCCGGCAAGAGCGGGCCCGCCACGCCCGGCGCCGCCCCCGGCGCGTCGCCCGCCACGCCGCCGGCGCCGACCACGCCCACTCGCTAGCGTTTTTCTCGCGACGCCCGCCGCGCGCCGGCCGCCGCCGCGGACGGCGTCGCTTTTCCACAGCGCGGCCGCGCATCGGGGTGACCGGGGCCCCCACCCGTAGTAGGTGGAAGGTCCATGACGCGCTTCATCTTCATCACCGGCGGCGTGGTTTCCTCGCTCGGCAAGGGTCTCATGGCGGCAAGCGCTCGCGGCGTTGCTGCAGGCGCGCGGCTATCGCGTGCGGCTGCGCAAGCTCGACCCCTACCTCAACGTCGATCCGGGCACGATGAGCCCGTACCAGCACGGCGAGGTGTTCGTCACCGACGACGGCGCCGAGACCGACCTCGACCTCGGCCACTACGAGCGCTTCACCGGCGTCGACGCCCGCCAGAGCGACAACATCACGACCGGCCGCATCTACTCGACGGTGATCGCCAAGGAGCGCCGCGGCGACTACCTCGGCGCCACCGTGCAGGTGATCCCGCACATCACCGACGCCATCAAGGAGTTCGTGCTGGCCGACACGGCCAAGGAGGATTTCGTCCTCGTCGAGATCGGCGGCACGGTCGGCGACATCGAGGGCCTGCCGTTCCTGGAGGCGATCCGCCAGCTCGGCAACGAGCTCGGCCGCGACCGCACGATGTACGTGCACCTGACGCTGCTGCCATGGGTGCCGACCGCCGGCGAGCTGAAGACCAAGCCGACGCAGCACTCCGTCAAGGAGCTGCTCAGCGTCGGCATCCAGCCCGACCTGCTGCTGTGCCGCAGCGACCGCGAGATCCCGCCCAACGAGCGGCGCAAGATCGCGCTGTTCTGCAACGTGCGGCCGGAATGCGTGATCGAGGCGCGCGACGTCTCGACGATCTACCAGGTGCCGATCGCCTACCACGACCAGGGACTCGACCGCGAGGTCTGCCGCCACTTCCACCTGCCGTTCGAGGCCGAGCCGGACATCGACCGCTGGCGCGCCCTGGTGAGGACCATCCGCGAGCCCGAGGGCGAGGTCAGCATCGCCATCGTCGGCAAGTACACGGTGCTGCTCGACGCCTACAAGTCGCTGGGCGAGGCGCTGGCCCACGGCGGCGTGGCCAACGACGTGAAGGTGAAGCTGGAGTGGATCGACAGCGAGATCTTCGAGCGCGAGGACGCGGTCGTGCATCTCGAGAACGTGCACGGCATCCTCGTGCCCGGCGGCTTCGGCGAGCGCGGCGCGGAGGGCAAGATCCAGGCGGCCAAGTTCGCGCGCGAGCGCAAGGTGCCGTATTTCGGCATCTGCTTCGGCATGCAGATGGCCGTCATCGAGGCGGCCCGCAACCTCGTCGGCATCAAGAACGCCTCGTCGACCGAGTTCGGACCGTGCGACGAGGCCGTCGTCGGCCTGATCACCGAATGGCTGAAGGGCAACCAGCTCGAGCGCCGCATGGCCGGCGGCGACCTCGGCGGCACGATGCGGCTGGGCGCCTACGACGCCAAGCTGGCGGCCGGTTCGCGCATCGCGGAGATCTACGGCGCTACCACGATCTCCGAGCGCCACCGCCACCGCTACGAGGTCAACACCGGCTACGTCGAGCGGCTGGAGCAGGTCGGCTTCCGCTTCGCCGGGTTCTCGCCCGACGGCGTGCTGCCGGAGACGGTGGAGATCGCCGACCATCCGTGGTTCATCGGCGTGCAGTACCATCCCGAGCTGAAGTCGCGCCCGCACGCGCCGCACCCGCTGTTCACGTCGTTCATCGCCGCCGCCAAGAAGCAGAGCCGGCTGGTGTGAGCGGCCGCCGGGGGGCCTCGCTATCTCCGTGGGATCTTGGTGCGTTCGACCTTGTAGCGCTCGACCATCGGCAAATCGTTGAGAGGTGTCGCTCCGCTCCGGCCAAGGCCGTCGAATCCGATCGAGGAGGTCAGAACTGGACCAGGTTAGGTGGCGCCGGCGCGGCGCGAGGTCACGGCGGGATCCCGATCAGTTTGAAGCCCTCGCGGAACATCGCGATGTGCGCCTCGGATTGGAACGGAAACGCGTCGAAGAAGTCCGCGCTCGTGTAGTCCGTACGGATTCCGCGCAGGCGCCGTAGATGGCGCCCGGCGTCCTGCCGCTGCCCGGCGAGAGCGCCGCACAGAGCGGCTATCGCGAAGATGTGGTAGTGCGCGTTCGGCTGCGCGGCCGCCAGCCGCGCGAGGTCCGCGGCCCGCTCCGGTTCGCCCGAGCGGACGCAGTTGAAGGCGTGTGTCGCGAGCATCGCGAACCGCATGGGATCGATCGGGCTGAGCCGCAGAGCCTTCGCCAGCGCTTCGTCGCTCGTCCCCGTCGTGCCAGCCATGGCGTGGGCGAAGCCCACCGAATATTGGCCGATGGCAAAGCTCGGATTCAACGATGTCGAGGTTTCGAACGCCTGTCGGGCCGCCTCCACCTCGCAGCGCAGCATCAACGCCCGTCCGAACGCCCAGTGGGATTGGGGGTCCTGCGGGTCGAGTGAAAGACTGTGCCGGGCGAGGTCGACAGCCCGCTCCACCTCGGCTCCGCGGTCGGTGGTCAGGTTCAGAAAGGCGCGCTGGCGGTGCACGAAGGAGAGGCCGGCGAATATCCGCGCCGCGGTGGGATCGAGCCGCGCCGCCACGCCGAGGAGACCCTCCGCCTCGTCGTAGTCGCGCGCGGTGTGGCGGTCGAGATGCCAGCGGGCGCGGTAGTAGGCGCTCCACGCGTCGAGCCGCGCGATCGGCCGCCGCATCGCCTCGCGACGCTCGGAGTCCTCGATCCGCGTCTGCACCCGGCTGACGATCAGCTCGGAGACCTCGTCCTGGAGGGCGAGAATGTCGTCGACCGCGCGGTCGAAGCTGTCGGCCCAGACCTCGAACGGTTCCACCGCGTCCGCCAGCGAGGCGCTCAGGCGGATGCGACGACCGTCGTAGCGGAGGCTGCCACTGAGTATGTAGCGGACGCCGAGCGAGCGGGCGACGTCCCGAGGGTCGCCGGCCCGGCCGCGCAGCGCGAATGCCGTGCCGCGGCCGATGACGAAGAATCTGCGCGTGCGGCCCAGGCCCGTGATGATGTCCTGGACGATTCCGTCGGCGACGGTGCCAGCACCCTCCGTGGCGCTCAGAATCTCGATCGGCAGCACGACGATCGACGGCTCGCGCGGTGGCGTCAGATCCTGGTGCAATGCCATGCCGGGCGGCGGGGCGCCCCCGGGATCGTCGCCCGGCGCGACGCCACTTCCCGGTGCCGCGACGGGTGGCGCATCCTCCGCGACCGCCCCGATGAAACGGAATCCCCTGCGATGGACGGTGCGGATGACGCTCTGCGCTCTGCCGTCGTCTCCCAGCGCCCGGCGAGCGGCCTTCACGCAGCTCGAGAGCGCGGCGTCGGAGACGGCGCGCCGGGCCCATATCCGCTCGACGATCTCGTCCTTGGCGAGCACGCGATCGCGGTGGGCGATCAGGAACAGCAGGAGGTCGAACACCTTCGGTTCGACCGCGATAGGCCTCCCGGCGCGCCTGACCTCGCGCGTCGCCGTGTCGATGACGTGGGAATTGACCGACAGCAGCATGGGATCGGACCAGTGACCCGCCTGATTCGTCGCCTCGGGAAAATCCGAAAATTCTCCAGAGAAACTCCAAGGTTCCGCCAAGCAGCGTAGTGGGGCCGCTTTCAGAATCCAAGCGTCCCCGGCTCAATCCAGCGCCAGCCCCACGCGGCGCGGCCCGGCGGCCTTGGAGGAAGGCTCATGACCACCACCGCTTCCGCACCCGACTTCGCCGCCATCAAGGGGCGCCAACAGGCGACCTGGGCGGCCGGCGACTACAGCGTCGTCGGCACCACGTTGCAGATCGTGGGCGAACGTCTTTGCGAGGCGTTGGATCTGCGCGCCGGCGAGCGGGTGCTCGACGTCGCCGCCGGCAACGGCAACATCTCGCTGGCAGCCGCGCGCCGCTGGGCCGTGGTCACATCCAGCGACTATGTCGGCGCGCTGCTGGACCGCGGCCGCGAGCGCGCCGCCGCCGAACGCCTGACCATCGCGTTCCGCGAGGCCGACGCCGAGGCGATGCCGTTCGACGACGGCGCGTTCGATGTCGCGCTGTCGACGTTCGGCGTGATGTTCACACCCGACCAGGAGCGCGCCGCGCGCGAACTGGCCCGCGTTTGCCGCCGGGGCGGGCGGATCGGGCTCGCGAACTGGACGCCGGACGGCTTCATCGGCCAGCTGTTCAAGACCATCGGCCGGCATGTTCCGCCGCCGGCCGGCGTCGCTTCCCCGGCCTTGTGGGGAACCGAGGCTCGGCTACTGGAGCTATTCCCCGGGCACCACGTCGAGGCCACGCGGCAGATCTTCAATTTCCGTTACCGGTCCGCGGACCACTGGCTTGAGGTTTTCAAGGCCTACTATGGCCCCACGAACCGCGCGTTCGCGGCGCTCGACGCCGGCGGACAGGCGGCTCTGGAGGCCGACCTCGTCGAGCTTCTCCAGCGGATGAATCGCGGCGGCGCGGACTCGCTCGTCGTGCCGAGCGCGTACCTCGAGGTCGTGGTTACGCTGCGGTAGGCGGGATCGGCCGGATGTCCCCGACCGCCCCCGCGCGGCGGACGCCGTCGTTGTGGACGTTGATCGTCGCCTGCGGGGTGATTGTCGGCCTGACGCTGGGCCTGCGGCAGGCGACCAGCCTCTACATGCCGCACGTGACGCGGGCGTTGGGGACCGGCGTCGAGCCATTCTCGACCGCCATGGCGGTCGCGAACCTGATCTGGGGCGCCGTCGGGATCGCCGCGGGCGCGGCGGCCGACAGGTACGGCGCAGGCCGCGTCGCCGTCGCGGGTATCTGCCTCATGATGCTCGGATACTTCCTGATGCAAGCGGCCTCCAGCGCGGGCGACCTGATGTGGAGCGGCGTGTGCATCGGCGTCGGCGCCGGGAGCTGCGGCATCGGCGTCATGGTCGGCGCGATCGGCCGCGCCGCCGCGCCCGACGATCGGACGGCGGCGATCGCGGCCCTGGGCGTCGCCGGCGGCATCGGCAATTTCGTGATCTATCCGTACACGCATCTGTTCATCGAGGTCCTCGGCTGGAAGGGCAGCGTCCTCGTCATGGTCGCGACCCTCGGCGCGGCGTTGCCGCTCGCGTTCGTCATTGCCGCGAAGGACCAACGCGCGATCGGGCAGGAGAAACCGCAGCCATTCAAGGCGGCCGCCAGGGAGGCCTTCGGCCTGCGCAGCTACTGGCTCCTGATCGCGGGCTTCTTCGTGTGCGGATTCCAGGTCGCTTTCTACGCCGCCCATCTGCCGGCCTACGCCGCGAGCCTCGGCATGGCGGGCTGGGTGGCGGCGGCCGCGCTCACGGCCGTCGGCGCGGCCAACATCGTCGGCACCTATCTCGCCGGCCGTTCGACCCGCCACATGCAGCGTAGACACGCCCTCGCCCTGATCTACCTGGGCCGCGGCGCCGTGTTCGGCGGCTTTCTACTGCTGCCCATGAACGATCCGACGCTCGTCGTCCTGAGCGCGTTGCTCGGCCTGTTCTGGCTGGCGACGGTGCCGCTCACCAGCGGCCTCGTCGCCACGTTCTTCGGCGCGACATGGCTGGCGACGCTCTACGCCGTCGTCTTCTTCGCGCACCAGGCCGGCGCCTTCCTCGGCGTCTGGATGGCCGGCGTCCTGTTCGACGCGACGGGCTCGTACGCGGCGATGTGGTGGATATCGATCGCGCTGGGTCTCGCCGCGGCGCTGGCGCACTGGCCGATCCGGGAGGAGCCCGTGCCGCGGCTCCGGGCGCAGGAGGCGTCGCATGCGTGAGATTGTCTTCAACGGCGCGCTCGTCCGCTACCGGACGTGGGGCGAGGGCGCGGCGGTCGCTCTCCTCCATTCCGGCGGTTCGTCCAGCGCGCAATGGGAGCGGATCGCGCCGGCCCTGGCACCGGTACGCACGGTGATCGCGCCCGACCTCCTGGGGTTCGGCGCCACCGAGGCGTGGCCGGCGAAGGGCGCGTTGACGCACGATCTGCAGGCCGACATGGTTGCCGAGGTCGTCCGCGCCGCCATAGGTGCCGGCGCCATCGACATCGTCGGCCATTCCTATGGCGGCGCGACCGCCACCCGGCTGGCCCTGCGCCACCCCGAGCTCGTCCGCTCGCTCGTGCTGATCGAGCCGGTCATCTCCCATCTACTGCGCGACGCTGGTGATCCGCTCTATCCCGCCAGCGTCGAGGTCGCGCACCTTCATCGCGGCCGTCGACGAGGGGCGCCCCGAGAACGGCTGGGAGGCCTTCATCGACAGCCGCAATGGCGTGGGCACGTGGTCAAATCTACCGCGGTCGAGACGTCAGAGGTTCCTCGAGCAGTCTGACCAGACCAAGGAAGCGTTCATCTCCAATCTGAACAACCGCATGGGGCTCGCGGAGTGCCGGCGCATCGGCGTTCCGGCGACGATGGTCTACGGCCGGGGGACGACGGCCGTCGACCGGAGGACCACCGAGCTGCTTCGAGAGGCGGTCCGGGGCGCGCGTCAGATCGTGATCGACGGCGCGGGCCACATGTCGCCGCTCACGCACCCCGACGCCGTCGCCGCGGTGATCCAGAACCACCTGCGCTGGGCAGAGGACAGGACGGGTTGATGAGGCTAGACGGGGATCGACGGCGGCGGTGACGGCGGACATGAAGGTGCGCGCATATCGGTCATGGCTGGTGTTGGCTGGCAGCCGGCCGTTGAACCAGCCGGAGATACTCTCGATCCCGTGGCGTTGGCCGTGACGCGCTCTGTCGTGGTCGGGCGCGACCTCGCCGTCGATCCTCGGCGGGTGCCTGGAAAGACGCCTCGCCCGGCCAGCGCCTCGAGGGAGCGGTCCGCCGCTCGCCTACGCCGGCGGCGCGCAGAGCCTGAGGTTGAGCTCGTGGCGGTCGAGCATGTCGCGCAGGAAGGCGGCGAGGTCGGGATCGGCGACGCGCGGCAGCTTCTCGCGGATCTCGCGCGCCACCCAACCTTGGCCCTTGTCGAGGAAGCGTAGCCGGTCGGGCCACGCCGCCATCGTCATCGCCTTGTCGTAGAATTTCCCCGTCGCGGCCGACGGCGCCATCCCGAGCCGCCGCATATGCGCGCCGAGGCCGGCGCAGAAGCGGCCCTCGTCGTCGCGCACCGCCGCCAGGACGGCGGGATCAACGCCGGCGCCCTCGGCGCCCTCGTGACACCAGCGCGCCAGCACACGGGCGCCGGCCCGTTCGCTCTCCACCAGCACGTCGAGGAACGCAGCCAGCTCGGTGCCCTCCAGCGGCGCCGGAGGCGGCGCGTCGTATTCGCCCGCGTAGCAGACGGGGGAGGAGACCTCGAGGATCTCCTCGGGATCGCGTTCGTCGGGCGGCATGGGCGGTTCCTCCGGCCGGGGTGGCGCCGGCCGCGCCACGACATCACCACGATCAGGTAGTCACATGGGGCGGCCGAGGCCAGAGGCCGCCGTCTTGGCAAGCCGGCGCGTACCGCCTATCACCCATGCCGTAGCCACGGAGCGCCCAAGCATGTCGAGCACGTCCCCGCGCACGGTCCGCGTCGGCACGGTGGAGATCGCCAACGACCGGCCGCTGGCGGTGATCGCCGGGCCCTGCCAGATCGAGAGCCGCCAGCACGCGCTCGAGGTCGCGGCGGCGCTGAAGGAGATATCCACCGCGCTGGGCATCGGGCTGATCTACAAGAGCTCGTTCGACAAGGCCAACCGTAGCTCCGGCGCCACGGCGCGCGGACTGGGCATGGAGGCGGGCCTGGCGGCGCTGGCCGACGTGCGCGACGCCACCGGCCTACCGGTGCTGACCGACGTCCACGAGCCGCACCAGTGCGGACCGGTGGCCGAGGTGGTCGACGTGCTGCAGATCCCCGCCTTCCTGTGCCGCCAGACCGACCTGCTGCTGGCGGCAGGGGCGACCGGCCGGGCCGTCAACGTCAAGAAGGGCCAGTTCCTGGCGCCGTGGGACATGCGGAACGTGGTCGACAAGGTGGTGTCGACCGGCAACCACAACGTCATGCAGTGCGAGCGCGGCGCCAGCTTCGGCTACAACACGCTGGTGTCCGACATGCGGTCCCTGCCGGTGATGGCGCGCGGCGGCTATCCCGTGGTGTTCGACGCCACCCATTCCGTGCAGCAGCCCGGCGGGCAGGGCACGACGTCGGGCGGCCAGCGCGAGTTCGTGCCGGTGCTGGCGCGGGCCGCCATCGCCATCGGCGTCGCGGCCGTGTTCATCGAGACCCATCCCGATCCCGACAAGGCGCCGTCGGACGGCCCCAACATGGTGCCGCTGCGGCAGCTTCGCGGGCTGCTCGAGGATCTGATGGCGTTCGACCGGCTGGCCAAGGCGCGGCCGATCGCCCTCTGACGCGGCCGCGCGTTGACAGCGGCGCGGCTGCGATCCGACAATCGCCCGGTAACCGGAGGCAGGCTGGATATGCGCATGGTGTCCCGAATTCTGGCGGCCGTCGGGCTGGCCGCGACCCTGGGTCTGGCGGCCGGCGGCGCCGGCGCGCAGCAGATCGTCAACGAGGGCGATCCGGTGTTCCTGCGCTTCCCCGACCTGCGCGAGCGCTATTTCCGCAGCGCCGAGACCAAGATCGCGCAGCACAAGTACGTCACGATGCCGATGCCGAGGCAGTGCGCGTACTTCTACGTCGACATCTACTCCAAACCGAGCATGTCCGACCGCGACACGCGCAACGAGGCGGTGAACAGGTGCAACGCCAAGCGGCGCGACCACGGCTCGTTGTCCGAGAACTACGCGGTCGCCTGCGACTGCCGCATCGTGATCGCGCGCGACAAGTACCGGCTCGGCGCCGACGAGCTGCCGAGGATGGGCTACGCGCCGGTGTCGTTGTTCTACCGCGACACCGGCGGCCGCTCGGTCGCGGTCCACGGCTACGCCGAGTTCGACCTCCAGTTCCGGCCCGGCTCGAGCGGCCAGCTCACCATCTTCACGCCGCGCGGCCAGCCGGCCTGCACGGGCACGGTCAACACGCCCGGCGCGACGGCGGGCAACTACTCGCTGTCGTGCTTCGGCGGCCGGTTCACCGCCAGCGGCGACCTCAGCCTGGTGCGCGGCAAGCCCAAGGAGCACACGATCGGACGCGGGCGCACGCCGCAGGGCGGCCCGGTGAACATGGTGATCGGCCTGCCTTCCGCGCCGGCCACGTCGATGTACGGCAGCCTGTGATGCGCGCGCGCCTGCCCATGCGGATCGTCGGCGGTCTGGCGGCCGCCTGCGTCGCCCTGACGATCTCTCTCCCCGACGTCAGGGCCCAGAGCGCCGACGATCTGCGCCGCATGTGGGAAGGGCAGGGCGCCCCGCGCCCGACGACGCCGGCGCCGCCGCGGCCGACGCCACCGGTCGCCCAGCCGCAGCCGCCGCGTCCGGCGCCGCCCGTGACACCGCCGCCAGTCGCGCAGCCGCAGCCACCGCGCCCGGTGCCGCCACCCGCGACGGCGGATCCGCAGATCGTCGCGCCGGTGAAGCCGGAGGTGGTGCCGGTCGACCCGCCGGCCGCGGTGAGGCCGCCGCCGACGGCGGCGTCGGTGCCGGTCCAGCCGGCTATCGAGCCGGAGGTGGTGCCGGTCGACCCGCCGGCCGCCGTGAAGCCGCCACCGACGCCGCCCCCGGCGCAGCCGGCCAGCGCCGCGGTGGCGGCGAAGCTGCGCGAACTGACGAACGGCGATGCCGAGGATATCCTGCTGTTCATCAACGACACCGAGGAGGCGCCGAACGCGGCGCGCAATTTCCGCGGCGTGCCGACTTTCCGCGACGGCGCCTACGTGCCGTGCCACGCGCTCGACTGGAAGGGCGGACCCGAGGCGCCCGCCGCGATCAAGACGACGCTCGCCCGCCATGGCGCCAACCGCGCGACGCGCGACCTCGCGACCGCGCCGTGTCCCGAGGGCCGACGGCCATTCGATATCCTCGCCGTCCAGCGCGGCGAGTTGCAGACGAAGCCGCCGGCGAGGGTGATCCCGCTGGTGACCGACGTCGTGGCGAAGCGGTTGAGCCTGCTCGACACGCTGAAGCCCGAGAAGGCGCCACCGCCGGAGAAGCCGAACCCCGTCGCCGCCGGCCTGCGCGACGGCACGTTGAAGGGTGTCGGCCTGCTGTTG
The genomic region above belongs to Rhodospirillales bacterium and contains:
- the secG gene encoding preprotein translocase subunit SecG, which gives rise to MQYVVLTIHVMIAIALVIVVLLQRSEGGGLGMGRSDSFMSIRGQGTVLTRGTAILAAGFFVTSIGLAFIGGTHSRGAFMDGGKAPAGKSGPATPGAAPGASPATPPAPTTPTR
- a CDS encoding winged helix-turn-helix domain-containing protein — encoded protein: MLLSVNSHVIDTATREVRRAGRPIAVEPKVFDLLLFLIAHRDRVLAKDEIVERIWARRAVSDAALSSCVKAARRALGDDGRAQSVIRTVHRRGFRFIGAVAEDAPPVAAPGSGVAPGDDPGGAPPPGMALHQDLTPPREPSIVVLPIEILSATEGAGTVADGIVQDIITGLGRTRRFFVIGRGTAFALRGRAGDPRDVARSLGVRYILSGSLRYDGRRIRLSASLADAVEPFEVWADSFDRAVDDILALQDEVSELIVSRVQTRIEDSERREAMRRPIARLDAWSAYYRARWHLDRHTARDYDEAEGLLGVAARLDPTAARIFAGLSFVHRQRAFLNLTTDRGAEVERAVDLARHSLSLDPQDPQSHWAFGRALMLRCEVEAARQAFETSTSLNPSFAIGQYSVGFAHAMAGTTGTSDEALAKALRLSPIDPMRFAMLATHAFNCVRSGEPERAADLARLAAAQPNAHYHIFAIAALCGALAGQRQDAGRHLRRLRGIRTDYTSADFFDAFPFQSEAHIAMFREGFKLIGIPP
- a CDS encoding class I SAM-dependent methyltransferase, with the translated sequence MTTTASAPDFAAIKGRQQATWAAGDYSVVGTTLQIVGERLCEALDLRAGERVLDVAAGNGNISLAAARRWAVVTSSDYVGALLDRGRERAAAERLTIAFREADAEAMPFDDGAFDVALSTFGVMFTPDQERAARELARVCRRGGRIGLANWTPDGFIGQLFKTIGRHVPPPAGVASPALWGTEARLLELFPGHHVEATRQIFNFRYRSADHWLEVFKAYYGPTNRAFAALDAGGQAALEADLVELLQRMNRGGADSLVVPSAYLEVVVTLR
- a CDS encoding MFS transporter, which translates into the protein MSPTAPARRTPSLWTLIVACGVIVGLTLGLRQATSLYMPHVTRALGTGVEPFSTAMAVANLIWGAVGIAAGAAADRYGAGRVAVAGICLMMLGYFLMQAASSAGDLMWSGVCIGVGAGSCGIGVMVGAIGRAAAPDDRTAAIAALGVAGGIGNFVIYPYTHLFIEVLGWKGSVLVMVATLGAALPLAFVIAAKDQRAIGQEKPQPFKAAAREAFGLRSYWLLIAGFFVCGFQVAFYAAHLPAYAASLGMAGWVAAAALTAVGAANIVGTYLAGRSTRHMQRRHALALIYLGRGAVFGGFLLLPMNDPTLVVLSALLGLFWLATVPLTSGLVATFFGATWLATLYAVVFFAHQAGAFLGVWMAGVLFDATGSYAAMWWISIALGLAAALAHWPIREEPVPRLRAQEASHA
- a CDS encoding alpha/beta fold hydrolase, coding for MREIVFNGALVRYRTWGEGAAVALLHSGGSSSAQWERIAPALAPVRTVIAPDLLGFGATEAWPAKGALTHDLQADMVAEVVRAAIGAGAIDIVGHSYGGATATRLALRHPELVRSLVLIEPVISHLLRDAGDPLYPASVEVAHLHRGRRRGAPRERLGGLHRQPQWRGHVVKSTAVETSEVPRAV
- a CDS encoding alpha/beta hydrolase, with the translated sequence MGLAECRRIGVPATMVYGRGTTAVDRRTTELLREAVRGARQIVIDGAGHMSPLTHPDAVAAVIQNHLRWAEDRTG
- the kdsA gene encoding 3-deoxy-8-phosphooctulonate synthase produces the protein MSSTSPRTVRVGTVEIANDRPLAVIAGPCQIESRQHALEVAAALKEISTALGIGLIYKSSFDKANRSSGATARGLGMEAGLAALADVRDATGLPVLTDVHEPHQCGPVAEVVDVLQIPAFLCRQTDLLLAAGATGRAVNVKKGQFLAPWDMRNVVDKVVSTGNHNVMQCERGASFGYNTLVSDMRSLPVMARGGYPVVFDATHSVQQPGGQGTTSGGQREFVPVLARAAIAIGVAAVFIETHPDPDKAPSDGPNMVPLRQLRGLLEDLMAFDRLAKARPIAL